ATTCTTCATTTCTTCCAAGACTTCCACAAACAAAGAGTCGCGTTTTCGCATCTCTTCTTTCAGACTTCGGTTCTCTTCTTCAAGGTCTTCCAATTTCTTCAAGATAACGGCTGTCGCGACGGCGTCATGACGCCGCGGCGGTGTGCTTGTGACGCCGTTTTCTGGCGTTATTGTAGATGCGCCTTTTAAACCTTCAGCAGCTTCTCTGACAGCATTCTCAAACGTTACGTCACCGCTTTTTGTGACCGTCATAGACTCCCGTAGCGCCGCGACCTCTGTGACGGTGTAAATTCGGCTATTACTTTTGTTTCTTTTGAAGAGAATACCTTCCGATTCAAAGCGAAGGCTGTATTTTCGTAACGTTGAAGGAGAAATATTTAATTGCTTACATACTTCGCTGGGGGTCATCATAAGTCGCTCACCACCTCTTTTGTTTCATGTTATAAGAGTTCGATCTGCCTTGCATCTTCTTTTTTAATAAAGATTCCTAGAAATTAAGAAAGAAGATGCTGCAGACCAGCACCTTCTAAAAATTTTTCTTATGTGACTTCCGATAATCTGATGATATGTAAAGTAATTTTATGAAAACCACTTCTATAGAAAACGCATATATTGTTTTAATTAAAGTCCTTCAACATGATTTATGCTACCTTTTCATTCTTTTTCCATTTCACATAACTAATAGCAATGTCTATTAAGACTAAGAGTAGAAAAATGACTCCTATTGTCATGTATTCATTAGTCGTTAAATCACCTAGCCAATAGATACCAATATACAGTACAAGTATAAATGGAAGCATCCATATGGAACGGATAAACTTTCTTCTGTAGCTTAATTTATACCCAATAAACACAAATCCTTTATCCTTTTTTTCTGCGTCTTTATATACAATCGACATGATTACATGAACTATTAAAAATACTATTACTGGACCAATAAAAAACTGTAAAATATCCAATACTTATCTCCTCTCTATTTTTATTTTAATGCGCTTGTTCTTTTTAAAAAAATTAATAAATGAAAGAATTTTCTGCTTACAATAATTGTAACATAATCCCCCCCTTACTTTAGGGCTCAGTAGAAAATAAATGCTTTTAAAAACCGTTCGTAAAAGTACACGTTTTCGAACACCTCAAAAGCAACCGAAAAAACAGAAAAAGAACGTTCGCAAATGTGGTCATACCCTTTGCGAACGTTCTTTTGTTTTAAGCTAAATTTACGAACGAATTATTGCTGTTTTTTCATTTTTATCTATGTATTTTTTACATCCGAAGGCG
This sequence is a window from Planococcus kocurii. Protein-coding genes within it:
- a CDS encoding MerR family transcriptional regulator translates to MMTPSEVCKQLNISPSTLRKYSLRFESEGILFKRNKSNSRIYTVTEVAALRESMTVTKSGDVTFENAVREAAEGLKGASTITPENGVTSTPPRRHDAVATAVILKKLEDLEEENRSLKEEMRKRDSLFVEVLEEMKNKLDRIEENQKQLAAPMPEESELDSPESSSQQPESEPETVTPKKDTRGLWARIWNK